A single Gemmatimonadaceae bacterium DNA region contains:
- a CDS encoding DedA family protein produces the protein MLAFLAQWQYLGAFVGIFLEESGVPLPVPGDVFIAALGASGRAGHANYFMATLVVFSATMLGSTILFEVSRRLGHPLLRRVGHRFGFDGERADRMEVWLNTHGSVTVALGRLVPGFRIVLTVAAGALKMSRAAFLIGAAAASILWAAIYYWLGYALGAGVERALKAAAGRAIRNPEVAAAVIVVIVVAAALVVGMVMWRRNVRRRSAPDAPASPSSSPTHGEN, from the coding sequence GTGCTCGCGTTTCTGGCCCAGTGGCAGTACCTGGGCGCATTCGTGGGCATCTTCCTCGAAGAGTCGGGGGTGCCGCTGCCGGTGCCCGGCGACGTGTTCATCGCCGCACTCGGGGCGTCGGGGCGTGCCGGCCATGCGAATTATTTCATGGCCACGCTGGTCGTGTTCTCGGCGACCATGCTGGGCAGCACGATCCTGTTCGAGGTCTCGCGACGGCTCGGCCACCCGTTGTTGCGGCGGGTGGGCCACCGGTTCGGGTTCGACGGCGAGCGCGCCGATCGGATGGAGGTCTGGCTCAACACGCACGGGTCGGTGACCGTGGCGCTCGGACGCCTCGTGCCGGGATTCCGCATCGTGCTCACGGTGGCGGCGGGCGCGCTCAAGATGAGTCGCGCGGCGTTCCTGATCGGCGCGGCGGCGGCGTCCATCCTCTGGGCGGCGATCTACTATTGGCTGGGCTATGCCCTGGGCGCGGGCGTGGAGCGGGCGCTGAAAGCGGCGGCGGGCCGCGCCATTCGCAATCCGGAGGTCGCGGCGGCCGTCATCGTGGTGATCGTGGTCGCCGCCGCGTTGGTCGTGGGAATGGTCATGTGGCGGCGGAACGTTCGGCGAAGATCTGCACCAGATGCACCAGCGTCTCCGTCGTCTTCTCCAACCCACGGCGAGAATTGA